From a single Anomaloglossus baeobatrachus isolate aAnoBae1 chromosome 8, aAnoBae1.hap1, whole genome shotgun sequence genomic region:
- the KDELR3 gene encoding ER lumen protein-retaining receptor 3: protein MNVFRILGDLSHLLAMIILLMKMWKTKSCAGISGKSQLLFALVFTTRYLDLLTTFISVYNTVMKIVFLLCAYITIYLIYMKFRKAYDSENDTFRLEFLLVPVIGLSFLENYEFTPLEILWTFSIYLESVAILPQLFMISKTGEAESITTHYLFFLGLYRMLYLANWIWRYHTEKFYDQIAVVSGVVQTIFYFDFFYLYITKVLRGKKLSLPMPV, encoded by the exons ATGAATGTGTTCCGAATCTTGGGAGACTTGTCCCATTTACTAGCGATGATCATCCTGCTGATGAAGATGTGGAAGACCAAGTCCTGTGCTG GTATATCAGGGAAGAGTCAGCTATTGTTTGCTTTAGTATTTACTACGCGCTATTTGGATTTGCTGACCACATTCATCTCCGTCTATAACACAGTGATGAAG ATCGTATTCTTGCTTTGTGCATATATCACAATTTACCTGATCTACATGAAGTTTCGAAAGGCATACGACAGTGAGAACGACACATTCCGACTGGAGTTTCTCTTGGTGCCAGTTATTGGTCTTTCCTTCTTAGAAAACTATGAGTTTACACCGTTGGAG ATACTTTGGACTTTTTCCATTTACCTGGAATCTGTGGCAATTCTGCCCCAGCTCTTTATGATCAGTAAGACGGGAGAAGCCGAGTCTATCACCACACACTACCTCTTCTTTTTGGGCTTATATCGTATGCTTTACTTGGCTAACTGGATCTGGCGCTACCACACGGAGAAGTTCTATGACCAGATAGCCGTGGTGTCAGGAGTTGTGCAGACCATCTTCTACTTTGACTTTTTCTACCTCTACATCACTAAGG